In Achromobacter pestifer, the DNA window GAAGACCACGGTAATGATGATCTGCGGCAGGAGCAGCAGATAGGGCAAGGTCTTGTGCCCGAATACAACACGTTTTTCCATAGGGGGAACCCAAGGTACAGAAAAGCGGCGGTTGGAGTAACCGCCGCCTGAAACCGCCTTCGTAAAATGCGACAGGCTTAAAGCCCTAAAAACCCAGGGCCTTAAGCCTTGTACTGCCTAGTGCAAACCAGCCCAAGTCCTTGTTACGGCATGGAAAATACCGATTGACAGGGCCGGGCGGCATCGCGGAAGGGCGTTACTTTACACTCTTCTCGAATTTTTCCAGCAGTTCGTTGCCGCGCTTGACGATGTTCTCGGCGCCGTCCTTGGCAGTGACCTTGCCGGACACGATGCGTTCGATTTCGGCATCTTCGATTTCGCGGATCTGCGGCAGGAAGCCCAGGCGCAGGCCGCGGGATTGGGCGGTGGTTTCAACGTTCAATTGCTTGACGCCGACTTCGGTGCCCGGGTTCTTGTCGTAGAAGCCTTCCTTCTTGGTCAGCTCGTAGGCGGCCTTGGTGACAGGCACGTAGCCGGTCTGCTGGTGCCAGCGGGCGGCGATTTCCGGGCTGGCCAGGAACTTGAAGAACGCGGTCACGCCCTTGTAGGTTTCCGGCTTCTTGTTGGCGAAGACCCACAGCGAAGCGCCGCCGATGATGGTGTTCTGCGGCGCGCCTTGGACGTCGGCGTAGTAGGGCAGGGTCGAGGTGCCGAATTCGAACTTGGCGTTCTTGGCGATGTTGGCGCGCAGGCCGGACGAGCCGGTGATCATGGCGCACTTGCCGCTGATGAACAGCGAGTTCGGCTCGTCGCCGCGGCCGCCGTACATGAAGATGCCTTCCTTGCCCAGCTTGGCCAGGTTGTCCAGGTGGCGCACGTGCAGCGGGGTGTTGATGGCGATGCGGGCGTCCAGGCCGCCGAAACCGTTGTCCTTGGTGGCGTAAGGCACGTTATGCCAAGCCGAGAACGTTTCCAGCTGGACCCACGACGGCCACGAGGTGGTGTAGCCGCATTCCTGGCCGGCGGCCTTCAGCTTCTGGCCGGCGGCGGCCAGCTCTTCCCAGGTCTTGGGCGGCTTGTCGGCGTCCAGGCCTGCCTTCTTGAAGGCGTCCTTGTTGTAGTAGAACACCACGGTCGAGCTGTTGAAGGGCATCGACACCAGCTTGCCGTCGGCCGACGAGTAGTAGCCGGCCACGGCGCCGATGAATTCCTTGGGATCTATCGGGTTGCCCACTTCCTCGGACATCTGCTGCACCGGCTTGATGGCGCCCTTGGCGTACATCATGGTGGCGGTGCCGACTTCGAACACCTGGAGGATGTCGGGGGCATTGCCGGCGCGGAACGCGGCGATGCCGGCATTCATGGATTCACCGTAGTTGCCCTTGTAGACTGCCTTGATTTGGTAGTCGGGGTTCTTTTTGTTGAATTCGTCGACCAGGCCGTTCACGCGGTCGCCCAGCGCGCCTTCCATCGAGTGCCAGAATTGGATCTCGGTGGCGGCATGCGCGGAGGCGCCTGCGAAAGCCGTCATGATGGCGGCAAAGGTTAGGGCAATACGATGGGATCGCATAGAGAGGTTCCTCCAGTTGGGCGTGACGCGACCGGGTTGTCCGGGCGCGGAAAACACGACACCTTATGAATTGTTTGTGACAAAAGCGTGACTTTCACATCACTCTAAACGCCTGTCAAATTGCGCGTTTCAGGCGCGAACGAACATTTTTCTTTTTTTCCCCAATGAGCACTACCGTCTACAATCGGCCCCTATGAAAAACGAACTTTCGATTGCGTTCATTGGCGGCGGCAATATGGCAGCCGCCCTGGCCTCGGGACTGGCCGGCAAAGTATGCGCCGCTGACCACATTCATGTCATTGACATAAACCAGGATTCGCACGCCGCCTGGCAGGCTCGCGGAATGACCACCGCGGCGGCCCCGGGCGAGGCACTGGCGCGGTGTCGCGTCTGGGTGTTCGCTGTCAAGCCACAGAACATGAAAGACGTTGTGGCTTCCGCGCGTCAATGGCTGCGCGAAGACACTTTGGTGGTAAGCGTGGCGGCTGGCATACGCGCCGACACGCTGGCCGCCTGGCTGGGCACGCCCGAAGCGCCGTTCAAGCGGCTGGTGCGCTGCATGCCCAATACGCCCGCCCTGGTGGGCGCCGGCATCACCGGCCTGGCGGCGCTGGACGGGGTGGACGCCGCCGACCGCGAACTGGCCGGCCGTTTGCTGTCCAGCGTGGGCGAAGTGGTGTGGGTGGCCGACGATGCCGCGCTCGACGGCGTGACGGCCTTGTCCGGCAGCGGTCCGGCCTATGTCTTCCTGTTCCTGGAAGCGCTGGTGGCGGGCGGCCAGAAGGTCGGCCTGACGGCCGAACAGGCCAAGCAGCTGGCGCTCGGCACCCTGGCCGGCGCCACGCGCCTGGCGGCGGAATCCTCGGAGCCGCTGTCTACCTTGCGCGAACGCGTGACCTCCAAGGGCGGCACCACGGCCGCCGCGCTCAACGCCTTCGGCGCCGCGGGCTTTGCCGGCATCGTCGAGAACGCCATGGCTGCCGCCGCCCAACGCTCGCGCGAGCTGGCGGAGGAGTTCGGGAAATGACGGCCGCAGGCGGGAACGCGGCCTCCCGGCGCTTTGCGCTGATGAGCCGGCCGCAGTTCGCCATTGCCGTGCTGTGCATGCTGGTGGTGGTGGTGGGCTCGAACATCCTGGTCCAGGTGCCGCTGAATGACTGGCTGACCTGGGGCGGGCTGTCCTACCCGATCGCGTTCCTGGTCACCGATGTGCTGAACCGCCGTTTCGGCCCGGCGGCCGCGCGCCGGGTGGTCTGGTTCGGCTTTGGCGCGGCCCTGGTGGTGTCGGTATGGGTGGCTTCGCCGCGCATCGCGCTGGCCTCGGGCCTGGCTTACATCTGCGCGCAGCTGGTCGACATCCAGGTGTTCGACCGCCTGCGCGACCAGCGCTGGTGGCGCGCGCCGCTGGTGTCGGGCGTGCTGGGCGCGATCCTGGACACCGCGGTGTTCTTCAGCGTCGCCTTCGCCGCGACTGGCGCGCCGTGGATGACCTGGATGATGGGCGACCTGGCGATCAAGCTCGCGGTCAATATCAGCATGCTGGCGCCGTTCCGGGCGCTGATGTGGAATCTGGCGAAGCCGGCCAACGCTTGACGGGATGGCGCCTTGCCAGGGCGCCGTCGGGTTCCGTAGCTGCGGCCGGCCGCTAGTTGGCCTGGGCGCCGGACTGCCTGATCAGGTCCGACCATTTCGCCAGTTCGTCCTGTCCGAACTTGTCGATGTCCGCCATCGGCACGTTGTTCTTCTCCACCCCTTGGGCCTCCAGCTTGGTCATGATGTCCGGATTCGCCAGAGCGGCTGCAGCGGTGTCACGCAGCTTTTGCAGGGCCGGGGCGGGAGTTGCGGCTGGCGCGTAGATCATGAACCACGCTTGCAGGTCGAAATTTCCGCCCAGCTGTTCGGCGATGGTCGGCACGTCCGGCGCGGACGCGCTGCGCCGCATGCCGGAAACGCCCAGCGCGCGCAGCTTGCCGGACTTGATGTGCGGCAGCACGGCAATGGGGTGGTAGAACATGAACTGGGCTTGGCCCGACATGACGTCGGTCAGCGCCTGGCTGCCTTCCTTGTAGGGGATGTGCACCATGGTGCCGCCCAGGCGCGATTTCAACAACTCTCCCGCCAAGTGTCCCGAGGTACCGGTGCCGGCCGAGGCAAAGCTGACTCCGCCCGGTTTCGCGGCTGCGGCGGCCAGGTCCTTGAGATCGCGGATCGGCGAGCCGGCGCCGACCACCAGCAGGGTGGGCGTGGAGCCGACCATGGCGACGGACGTGAAGTCGCGCAAGGGGTCATAGCCCAGCTTCGGATACAGCGCCTTGTTGATGGCATGCGTGCCGACGGTGCCCATGATGACGGTGTAGCCGTCCGCTGGCGAACGGGCGACGAATTCGGTGCCGATGGAACCACCCGCGCCCGCCTTGTTCTCGATGATGACGGGTTGGCCCAGCGATTTCGCCATGGCGTCGCCCATCATGCGGGCGACGGTGTCGGTGGTGGTGCCGGGACCGAACGGCACGATCATTTTGATCGGACGTTCGGGGTAGTCCGCGGCGCGCGCGGGCTGGGCCGCCAGGCCTAGCCCACTGGCAAGCAGGGCCAGTGCGGCGAACGCGCGGCGGGCGGGGCAGCCGGGTACAGGCCTCGGGCGAGAAACGGTCATGGTGTTTGTCTCCTATGTTTATCATGCGCCGCTTGGCGCTGCCCGCCACGCGTGCAGCAGGCAGCCCGCGGCGTGCGTTCAGCGGTCCGTGTTTCCGAATCCGTCTGGAACCTTGCCGTCGTACTGCAGTTCGCGGGTGGCTTGGTACGACAGCGCGAAGCCCGCGGGTTGTTGCAGCTCTTCGTTCAGGTGTGCGATCAGGCCGGCGGTGCGCGCCAGCAAGGGCACGCCGCGCAGGGCAGGCAGCGGGAAGCCGGCGCCCAGCAGCACTGCGGGAATGGCGGCGGACACATTCAGCTTGAGCGCCTTGCCGAGCACGCCCGGGATTTGTCGCTCCACGGCTTCCGCGATCTCGATATAGGTCTGGTCCGAACCGCGGTCCCGCGCGACTGCGAACAGCCGCGCCACGCGCGGATCCCGCGTTTTGTGCAGCGGGTGGCCGTAGCCCGGGATGGCCTTGCCGTCGGCGCGATAGCGCTTCAGAACCTCGAGCGCCGCCGCGTCCAGGTCCAGTTGGCCCTGTTCCGCGCAGTCCTTGATTTCGGCGAAGAGGCGGCCAGCGGTCTCCGAGGCGCCCAATATGACTGACCCGCAGCCGAGCAGGCCGGCTGCGACCGCGCCCTGCATGGCGTCCGGCGCGGCGGCCAGCGTCATGCGCGCAGCCTGCACGCTGGGCACCAAGCCATGTTCGGCGATGGCGACCAGTGTTGCGTCCAGCACCGCCGTGGCGGCGGCATCGGGCCGGCGGCCAGTGACCAACAGATGGAAGTAGTCGGTAAAGGAGATCTTGCCTATCAGGTCCTTGCACAGATCCTCGCCGCGCACCACGATCGCATGTTCGTCCGAGGTGCAGATGGCGCTGCGGGGTATGGTTGCCTTGCCTATTTTCATGACGGGTCCCGGGAGTCAGGTTGGGGCTTGCGGGCCGCGAGCGCGCCGCGGATCTCTGCGTTGTGTTCGCCCAGCACGGGCGGCGGAATGACTGAGCTGGCGCGCTGGCCGTCGAAGCTGACCGGCGAGCGCACGGTGCGCCATCGTCCCAGCGTGGGGTGTGTACCCTCTATCTCCAGCTGGAGGTGCCGCGCCTGCGGGTCTTGCAGCGCTTCGGCGGTGTCGTACATGGGCGCGTGCGGTACGTCTTCGGCTGCAAGGCGCTGGCACCATTCCTCTCGGGTCCGCAAGGCGAAGACTTCGCCGAGCACGCTGATCAACTGCTCGTGGTGGGTGATGCGGCCGGCGCGGGTGGCGAAGCGTGGGTCTTGCAGGATGTCGGGCCGCTCGATGGCATTGGCCAGTCCGCGCCAAAACTTTTCGGGCGAGGACATGTGCAGGGCCAGCTTCTTTCCGTTGGCGCAGGCGAGGGCATAGGACTGGGACACGCTGGGCCGGCTAAACGGACCCATGACTTCGCCTTCGGCAAAGAAGTGCGTGAACGCGTCGAGGTTGAAATGGCACATGGCTTCCAGCATGGACACCTCCACGCTGCGGCCGACGCCCGTGCGGGCGCGCTCGACCAGTGCGCCGAGTATGCCGTAGGCGGCGTAGAAACCCGTCAGCGCATCTGCGATGGCCGGGCCCACGACGCGTGGGTTGGCTGGGTTTACGAGCAGATTGAGAAAGCCGCTGGCGGCCTGTGCCACCGTGTCATAGGCCGGTCGCCCGGCGGCGGGGCCGGTCTGGCCGAAGCCGCTGATCGCGCAATAGACAAGGCGCGGGTTGATGGCGCGCAGGCGCGTTTCGCCCGCGCCCAGCCGCTCGGCGGCACCAGGGCGGAAGTTCTGGATATAGACGTCCGCCTCGCGTATCAGATCGTCGAATACCTGCGCGTCGGACGGCTTTCGGACGTCGATTTCTATGCTGCGCTTGTTGCGGTTGTAGGTTTGGTAATGGGGGCTGTAAAGGCCATCCTTGAAGGCCCTGAACGGATCTCCCGTGCCGGGCTGCTCCACCTTGATGACGTTGGCCCCCAGATCGGCGAGCAGCATCCCCGCCGCCGGGCCGGTGATGAATGTTCCCTGCTCGATGACGGTGATGCCATCCAAGACCTTGGACATGAGTTTCTTCCTCTTGCGTTTGCTGCGAATCGATAGGCTATCGGCCTCCATGAAAAGACAAAAATGATTAATATCGTCCATTGTCATTGATGGCATCGATTGTTTGGGGGGCTTGCCTCATGGAACTGCGGCATCTCAGGTATTTCATCGCCCTGGCCGGTTCACTGAACTTCACGCGCGCTGCGGAACGGGTGCACGTGACGCAGTCGACCTTGTCCCACCAGATACGCCAGCTGGAGGATGAGATTGGCCAGCCATTATTCGAGCGCATCGGCAAGCGCGTGTTCATGACCGAAGCGGGTGAAACCTTCCTGGCCTATGCGCTGCGGGCATTGAAGGAGATCGATCAGGGGCTGGGGGAAATCAAGCAGGACCTGGCGCAGACGACCGGCGAGGTTCGCGTCGGCACCACCCACACGTTCAACCTGAATTTCATTCCCGACTGCGTGGCGCAGCTGTTGCGCCGCAGTCCCGGCGTGAAGATCGTGATCGAGGAACTGCCCGCTGACGCCATAGCCCGGAAACTGGAGGCCAGCGAACTGGACGTAGGCGTGGCGTACCGGCCCGAGGCGCCGAGCGAGCTGCGTTTCGAACCCTTGTTCAACGAAGAGTTGGTCCTGGTAGTGTCCGCCAGCCATCCGCTGGCGGCGCGCCGGCGCATTCGCATGATTGAATTGCATCGTGAACCGCTGGTGCTGCTGCCGTCGGGATTCTCGACGCGTCGGATGCTGGACGAGTGCTTCCAGGCCGCCGGCGCCGCGCCTGAGGTCGTCGCGGAAATGAACACCATCGCGGCGATGCTGGGGATGGTGGCGCGCATGCACGTGGGCGCCATTGCCGCAGCCAGCGCCATTGCCCGGGATCCCGGGTTGCGCATGATTCCCTTGGAGAATCCGACGCCCATGCG includes these proteins:
- a CDS encoding CaiB/BaiF CoA transferase family protein, translated to MSKVLDGITVIEQGTFITGPAAGMLLADLGANVIKVEQPGTGDPFRAFKDGLYSPHYQTYNRNKRSIEIDVRKPSDAQVFDDLIREADVYIQNFRPGAAERLGAGETRLRAINPRLVYCAISGFGQTGPAAGRPAYDTVAQAASGFLNLLVNPANPRVVGPAIADALTGFYAAYGILGALVERARTGVGRSVEVSMLEAMCHFNLDAFTHFFAEGEVMGPFSRPSVSQSYALACANGKKLALHMSSPEKFWRGLANAIERPDILQDPRFATRAGRITHHEQLISVLGEVFALRTREEWCQRLAAEDVPHAPMYDTAEALQDPQARHLQLEIEGTHPTLGRWRTVRSPVSFDGQRASSVIPPPVLGEHNAEIRGALAARKPQPDSRDPS
- a CDS encoding queuosine precursor transporter encodes the protein MTAAGGNAASRRFALMSRPQFAIAVLCMLVVVVGSNILVQVPLNDWLTWGGLSYPIAFLVTDVLNRRFGPAAARRVVWFGFGAALVVSVWVASPRIALASGLAYICAQLVDIQVFDRLRDQRWWRAPLVSGVLGAILDTAVFFSVAFAATGAPWMTWMMGDLAIKLAVNISMLAPFRALMWNLAKPANA
- the ugpB gene encoding sn-glycerol-3-phosphate ABC transporter substrate-binding protein UgpB, with product MRSHRIALTFAAIMTAFAGASAHAATEIQFWHSMEGALGDRVNGLVDEFNKKNPDYQIKAVYKGNYGESMNAGIAAFRAGNAPDILQVFEVGTATMMYAKGAIKPVQQMSEEVGNPIDPKEFIGAVAGYYSSADGKLVSMPFNSSTVVFYYNKDAFKKAGLDADKPPKTWEELAAAGQKLKAAGQECGYTTSWPSWVQLETFSAWHNVPYATKDNGFGGLDARIAINTPLHVRHLDNLAKLGKEGIFMYGGRGDEPNSLFISGKCAMITGSSGLRANIAKNAKFEFGTSTLPYYADVQGAPQNTIIGGASLWVFANKKPETYKGVTAFFKFLASPEIAARWHQQTGYVPVTKAAYELTKKEGFYDKNPGTEVGVKQLNVETTAQSRGLRLGFLPQIREIEDAEIERIVSGKVTAKDGAENIVKRGNELLEKFEKSVK
- a CDS encoding Bug family tripartite tricarboxylate transporter substrate binding protein yields the protein MTVSRPRPVPGCPARRAFAALALLASGLGLAAQPARAADYPERPIKMIVPFGPGTTTDTVARMMGDAMAKSLGQPVIIENKAGAGGSIGTEFVARSPADGYTVIMGTVGTHAINKALYPKLGYDPLRDFTSVAMVGSTPTLLVVGAGSPIRDLKDLAAAAAKPGGVSFASAGTGTSGHLAGELLKSRLGGTMVHIPYKEGSQALTDVMSGQAQFMFYHPIAVLPHIKSGKLRALGVSGMRRSASAPDVPTIAEQLGGNFDLQAWFMIYAPAATPAPALQKLRDTAAAALANPDIMTKLEAQGVEKNNVPMADIDKFGQDELAKWSDLIRQSGAQAN
- the proC gene encoding pyrroline-5-carboxylate reductase; translated protein: MKNELSIAFIGGGNMAAALASGLAGKVCAADHIHVIDINQDSHAAWQARGMTTAAAPGEALARCRVWVFAVKPQNMKDVVASARQWLREDTLVVSVAAGIRADTLAAWLGTPEAPFKRLVRCMPNTPALVGAGITGLAALDGVDAADRELAGRLLSSVGEVVWVADDAALDGVTALSGSGPAYVFLFLEALVAGGQKVGLTAEQAKQLALGTLAGATRLAAESSEPLSTLRERVTSKGGTTAAALNAFGAAGFAGIVENAMAAAAQRSRELAEEFGK
- a CDS encoding citryl-CoA lyase, producing MKIGKATIPRSAICTSDEHAIVVRGEDLCKDLIGKISFTDYFHLLVTGRRPDAAATAVLDATLVAIAEHGLVPSVQAARMTLAAAPDAMQGAVAAGLLGCGSVILGASETAGRLFAEIKDCAEQGQLDLDAAALEVLKRYRADGKAIPGYGHPLHKTRDPRVARLFAVARDRGSDQTYIEIAEAVERQIPGVLGKALKLNVSAAIPAVLLGAGFPLPALRGVPLLARTAGLIAHLNEELQQPAGFALSYQATRELQYDGKVPDGFGNTDR
- a CDS encoding LysR substrate-binding domain-containing protein, whose amino-acid sequence is MELRHLRYFIALAGSLNFTRAAERVHVTQSTLSHQIRQLEDEIGQPLFERIGKRVFMTEAGETFLAYALRALKEIDQGLGEIKQDLAQTTGEVRVGTTHTFNLNFIPDCVAQLLRRSPGVKIVIEELPADAIARKLEASELDVGVAYRPEAPSELRFEPLFNEELVLVVSASHPLAARRRIRMIELHREPLVLLPSGFSTRRMLDECFQAAGAAPEVVAEMNTIAAMLGMVARMHVGAIAAASAIARDPGLRMIPLENPTPMRTPGLLFNNARPQTRAGRAFTALLRRRAMDHSQGAGQA